A genomic region of Homalodisca vitripennis isolate AUS2020 chromosome 5, UT_GWSS_2.1, whole genome shotgun sequence contains the following coding sequences:
- the LOC124362083 gene encoding uncharacterized protein LOC124362083 isoform X1, with the protein MFPASNSSRDVLGPIRKTTRFKLSPGVMDSTVFYFFITLLLVSCGTHDTEQSPFFANMASSQDMDDDPIIFPDSTEYRWLYYYQYPPTTPTTSTTPKTDRTLFRTRTIQCDKCKKVDHKGNCRRIQGCRLDVD; encoded by the exons ATGTTCCCCGCTTCCAATTCCAGTAGAGACGTCCTAGGTCCAATACGTAAG ACAACACGCTTCAAATTATCGCCTGGTGTAATGGACTCCACCGTATTCTACTTCTTCATCACTCTACTCCTGGTTTCGTGCGGTACTCACGATACAGAACAGTCACCATTCTTCGCCAACATGGCTTCATCTCAAGATATGGACGACGATCCAATAATCTTTCCTGATTCAACAGAATATAGGTGGTTATATTATTACCAGTACCCACCAACTACGCCAACTACGTCCACAACACCCAAAACGGACAGGACCCTGTTTCGTACTCGTACGATTCAATGCGATAAATGCAAGAAGGTTGACCACAAGGGAAACTGCAGAAGGATTCAAGGATGTAGACTGGATGTAGACTGA